A window of Chitinophaga sp. MM2321 contains these coding sequences:
- a CDS encoding outer membrane beta-barrel protein: MKRYIILSLLLSMGIMKGFTQGKINNLYGLSWEISVPTNNEFLDKTSLAGGRAEYRHFLSAAPVSFGVAVSWNSYEQYMPTQTVYYKDNNAAITTDMDKVVYTVPIMATAHYYFNYGKKVMPYVGLGIGTQYSEQTIYYNIFVEDEFNWGFAIRPEIGALIRPRGNNWGILLGANYGYATNKNDLFQIDNLKNFSFNIGFFLSH; this comes from the coding sequence ATGAAAAGATATATTATACTCAGCCTGTTATTGAGCATGGGAATCATGAAAGGTTTTACCCAGGGTAAAATCAACAACCTCTATGGCCTTTCCTGGGAAATAAGCGTTCCTACCAACAATGAATTCCTGGATAAAACCAGCCTCGCAGGTGGCAGGGCGGAGTACCGGCATTTTCTGTCAGCAGCGCCTGTATCCTTTGGTGTGGCAGTTAGCTGGAACTCATATGAACAGTATATGCCTACCCAAACCGTATACTACAAGGATAATAATGCAGCCATCACTACGGATATGGACAAGGTTGTTTATACCGTACCGATTATGGCTACTGCACATTATTATTTTAACTACGGAAAAAAAGTGATGCCTTATGTTGGATTAGGTATAGGCACACAGTATAGTGAACAAACTATTTACTATAACATTTTTGTGGAAGATGAATTTAACTGGGGATTTGCTATACGCCCGGAAATAGGGGCGTTGATAAGGCCCCGGGGGAATAACTGGGGTATTTTGCTGGGTGCTAATTATGGTTACGCCACCAATAAAAATGATCTCTTTCAAATTGATAACCTAAAGAACTTTTCCTTCAATATTGGATTTTTCCTGAGTCACTAA